One Rissa tridactyla isolate bRisTri1 chromosome 4, bRisTri1.patW.cur.20221130, whole genome shotgun sequence DNA window includes the following coding sequences:
- the LOC128909015 gene encoding inositol 1,4,5-trisphosphate receptor-interacting protein-like 1, with protein MVGNELDEALREHVQQRVEHLMARMTWLLQELEQRSLEQRSLEQRSQKPAFAWEALVFAALQQWQFWAIAGVPVLLFRLCWWRRKRRRQPEIGHEEESSSSSTELEEDESEEEDADDYQRCLLNSITKRIRLSVKSMAYRRQVVEELASDLLTVLQERLSNSFFPALQPAIGVGSAFEGWSPAGHDAVYRLLVPMKPPRGHTFHLELGAAGEMPAKNCVRVELECTCPRDQGMENVLCFLHQPEEGLGRNQVSSFLGILCTGSYLDVEKIARWFQKLVRSAWRKMPQSRLYTMKVLPSSRSCKLQLTNASGRSLFIEMMFGVQRGDSDIFLSSQTAEAIFTPSTIWAESYAVAEVKFFRHVARQAPRDNFHLKCLQLCAGSLVGTGFSSDVLKTVVMHLLNTIPPSSWRRREFLMRLQDIMWYLHGCLEEKRLHHFFFGNENMPEDIVLPAAFQAAEPINLFQCLLQDPAAHAKALHDFEEVQGRLTRLVFCGD; from the coding sequence ATGGTCGGCAATGAGCTGGACGAGGCCTTGCGCGAGCATGTGCAGCAGCGTGTGGAGCATCTGATGGCTCggatgacttggctgctgcaggagctggagcagaggagcCTGGAGCAGAGGAGCCTGGAGCAGAGGAGCCAGAAGCCAGCCTTTGCCTGGGAAGCCCTGGTctttgctgccttgcagcagtgGCAGTTCTGGGCGATTGCTGGAGTCccagtcctgctcttcaggctctgctggtgGCGCCGGAAAAGGAGGCGACAGCCAGAGATCGGCCATGAAGAggagagctccagcagcagcacagagctggaggaggatgaAAGTGAAGAAGAAGATGCTGATGATTATCAGAGGTGTCTGCTGAATTCTATCACAAAGCGCATCCGATTGTCAGTGAAGAGCATGGCCTACAGGAGACAGGTGGTGGAAGAGCTGGCGAGCGACCTCCTCACTGTCTTACAAGAACGCTTGTCAAATAGTTTCTTCCCGGCGCTGCAGCCAGCCATCGGGGTGGGCAGCGCCTTTGAAGGTTGGAGTCCCGCTGGGCATGATGCTGTCTACCGCCTGCTTGTGCCCATGAAGCCCCCCCGGGGGCACACCTTCCACCTGGAGCTGGGCGCTGCGGGGGAGATGCCGGCAAAGAACTGCGTCCGCGTGGAGCTGGAGTGCACCTGCCCCAGGGACCAAGGCATGGAGAAcgtgctgtgcttcctccaccaacCCGAGGAGGGGCTAGGCAGAAATCAGGTTTCGAGCTTCCTAGGCATCCTCTGCACCGGCTCCTACCTAGATGTTGAGAAGATTGCCCGCTGGTTCCAGAAGTTGGTGAGGTCAGCCTGGCGGAAGATGCCTCAGTCACGTCTCTACActatgaaggtgctgccttccagccgctcctgcaagctgcagctgacAAACGCCTCCGGGAGATCCCTCTTCATTGAGATGATGTTTGGGGTGCAGCGAGGCGACTcggacatcttcctgagcagccagactgCAGAGGCCATCTTCACCCCAAGCACAATTTGGGCAGAGAGCTATGCTGTGGCAGAGGTGAAGTTCTTCAGGCATgtggccaggcaggccccgcgTGACAACTTCCATCTCAAATGCCTGCAGCTCTGCGCTGGTAGCCTGGTGGgcacaggcttttcctctgatGTCTTGAAAACGGTTGTGATGCACCTCCTGAACACCATACCCCCGtcaagctggagaaggagggaattCCTGATGCGGCTGCAGGATATCATGTGGTACCTGCACGGCTGCTTGGAGGAAAAACGCCTGCACCACTTCTTCTTTGGTAATGAGAACATGCCTGAGGACATCGTCTTGCCCGCAGCCTTCCAAGCGGCTGAGCCAatcaacctcttccagtgcctg